In a single window of the Spodoptera frugiperda isolate SF20-4 chromosome 19, AGI-APGP_CSIRO_Sfru_2.0, whole genome shotgun sequence genome:
- the LOC118280830 gene encoding uncharacterized protein LOC118280830 isoform X2: MWHKRHALAIVPVIIVGWLNIQCTEGFGISSFGKANTDPPKPATTSAAPARPCSRQAECAGISSSSCVRTHYDPVTRCLCGDNQPPVNGQCDSQTKALYHVCANSDECNDGLICGTPNITGTTPLHLRVHPPSEKICLCDADSGFTEKEHACNDADILKTSLIAIFVVSCMRKILAN, translated from the exons ATGTGGCACAAAAGGCATGCTTTAGCCATTGTGCCTGTTATCATAGTCGGTTGGCTAAACATACAGTGTACTGAGGGGTTTGGCATCTCATCCTTTGGGAAGGCTAATACAGATCCACCGAAGCCTGCAACGACATCTGCCGCACCCG CCCGACCATGTTCACGGCAGGCGGAGTGCGCGGGGATCAGCAGCAGTTCTTGCGTGCGCACCCACTACGATCCGGTCACCAGATGCCTCTGTGGGGACAACCAGCCCCCTGTCAATGGACAGTGTGACTCGCAGACTAAAG CCCTGTACCACGTGTGTGCGAACAGCGACGAGTGCAACGACGGCCTGATCTGCGGCACCCCCAACATCACCGGCACCACGCCCCTCCACCTGCGGGTGCACCCCCCCTCCGAGAAGATCTGTCTATGCGATGCCGACTCCGGGTTCACAGAGAAGGAGCATGCTTGTAACG ATGCTGACATCCTCAAGACATCTTTGATAGCGATCTTCGTGGTCTCCTGCATGAGGAAGATCttagctaattaa
- the LOC118280830 gene encoding uncharacterized protein LOC118280830 isoform X1 — protein sequence MFGIFEMCRKQVAAIILPLVLASLTGYSSEALSTFGVSNTKAPSAAPTPPPARPCSRQAECAGISSSSCVRTHYDPVTRCLCGDNQPPVNGQCDSQTKALYHVCANSDECNDGLICGTPNITGTTPLHLRVHPPSEKICLCDADSGFTEKEHACNDADILKTSLIAIFVVSCMRKILAN from the exons ATGTTTGGAATTTTTGAGATGTGCCGGAAGCAAGTTGCCGCTATCATTCTGCCGCTTGTGTTGGCATCTCTGACGGGATACTCCTCGGAAGCACTTAGCACATTCGGAGTATCGAACACCAAGGCGCCGTCAGCGGCCCCCACGCCACCTCccg CCCGACCATGTTCACGGCAGGCGGAGTGCGCGGGGATCAGCAGCAGTTCTTGCGTGCGCACCCACTACGATCCGGTCACCAGATGCCTCTGTGGGGACAACCAGCCCCCTGTCAATGGACAGTGTGACTCGCAGACTAAAG CCCTGTACCACGTGTGTGCGAACAGCGACGAGTGCAACGACGGCCTGATCTGCGGCACCCCCAACATCACCGGCACCACGCCCCTCCACCTGCGGGTGCACCCCCCCTCCGAGAAGATCTGTCTATGCGATGCCGACTCCGGGTTCACAGAGAAGGAGCATGCTTGTAACG ATGCTGACATCCTCAAGACATCTTTGATAGCGATCTTCGTGGTCTCCTGCATGAGGAAGATCttagctaattaa
- the LOC118280830 gene encoding uncharacterized protein LOC118280830 isoform X4, which yields MCRKQVAAIILPLVLASLTGYSSEALSTFGVSNTKAPSAAPTPPPARPCSRQAECAGISSSSCVRTHYDPVTRCLCGDNQPPVNGQCDSQTKALYHVCANSDECNDGLICGTPNITGTTPLHLRVHPPSEKICLCDADSGFTEKEHACNDADILKTSLIAIFVVSCMRKILAN from the exons ATGTGCCGGAAGCAAGTTGCCGCTATCATTCTGCCGCTTGTGTTGGCATCTCTGACGGGATACTCCTCGGAAGCACTTAGCACATTCGGAGTATCGAACACCAAGGCGCCGTCAGCGGCCCCCACGCCACCTCccg CCCGACCATGTTCACGGCAGGCGGAGTGCGCGGGGATCAGCAGCAGTTCTTGCGTGCGCACCCACTACGATCCGGTCACCAGATGCCTCTGTGGGGACAACCAGCCCCCTGTCAATGGACAGTGTGACTCGCAGACTAAAG CCCTGTACCACGTGTGTGCGAACAGCGACGAGTGCAACGACGGCCTGATCTGCGGCACCCCCAACATCACCGGCACCACGCCCCTCCACCTGCGGGTGCACCCCCCCTCCGAGAAGATCTGTCTATGCGATGCCGACTCCGGGTTCACAGAGAAGGAGCATGCTTGTAACG ATGCTGACATCCTCAAGACATCTTTGATAGCGATCTTCGTGGTCTCCTGCATGAGGAAGATCttagctaattaa
- the LOC118280830 gene encoding uncharacterized protein LOC118280830 isoform X3 codes for MWQRKSCIMPIIVFLWLIGQCFGAFSPVFGVIKTESPLKTPSPTPPSARPCSRQAECAGISSSSCVRTHYDPVTRCLCGDNQPPVNGQCDSQTKALYHVCANSDECNDGLICGTPNITGTTPLHLRVHPPSEKICLCDADSGFTEKEHACNDADILKTSLIAIFVVSCMRKILAN; via the exons atgtggCAAAGGAAATCTTGTATAATGcctattattgtgtttttatggttAATTGGACAATGTTTCGGTGCGTTTAGTCCAGTTTTTGGCGTTATTAAAACCGAATCGCCATTAAAGACACCATCGCCTACACCGCCGTCGG CCCGACCATGTTCACGGCAGGCGGAGTGCGCGGGGATCAGCAGCAGTTCTTGCGTGCGCACCCACTACGATCCGGTCACCAGATGCCTCTGTGGGGACAACCAGCCCCCTGTCAATGGACAGTGTGACTCGCAGACTAAAG CCCTGTACCACGTGTGTGCGAACAGCGACGAGTGCAACGACGGCCTGATCTGCGGCACCCCCAACATCACCGGCACCACGCCCCTCCACCTGCGGGTGCACCCCCCCTCCGAGAAGATCTGTCTATGCGATGCCGACTCCGGGTTCACAGAGAAGGAGCATGCTTGTAACG ATGCTGACATCCTCAAGACATCTTTGATAGCGATCTTCGTGGTCTCCTGCATGAGGAAGATCttagctaattaa